In Oryza sativa Japonica Group chromosome 3, ASM3414082v1, one DNA window encodes the following:
- the LOC4331773 gene encoding uncharacterized protein, which translates to MPPPSSLPSTAAAATASAAFLRPSASAHPASASAPPNAAACLRRSPRRRLVAARAAADGGGAETVFFDGGAHYGDLAANLALGLTLLWLPLTLAAVSRAFILRYRFTSRRVSVISGLSGADRTDFPYSSVTSVVVVPRFIGEWGDIVITLKDGTKVDLRSVPRFREVADYCRSMAAAEGSLAAST; encoded by the coding sequence atgccgccgccgtcgtcgctgccgtccaccgccgccgccgccaccgcttccGCTGCGTTTCTCCGGCCGTCAGCGAGCGCGCATCCAGCAAGCGCCTCCGCCCCGCCCAACGCCGCCGCGTGCCTCaggcgctcgccgcggcgccgcctggTCGCGGCGCGTgccgcggccgacggcggcggcgccgagacGGTGTtcttcgacggcggcgcgcacTACGGCGACCTGGCGGCGAACCTGGCCCTCGGGCTGACGCTGCTGTGGCTACCGCTGACGCTGGCGGCGGTGTCCCGCGCCTTCATCCTCCGGTACCGCTTCACCTCCCGCCGCGTGAGCGTCATCTCCGGGCTCTCCGGCGCCGACCGCACCGACTTCCCCTACTCGTCGGTGACGTCCGTGGTGGTGGTGCCACGGTTCATCGGCGAGTGGGGCGACATCGTCATCACCCTCAAGGACGGCACCAAGGTCGACCTCAGGAGCGTGCCCAGGTTCCGCGAGGTCGCCGACTACTGCCgctccatggccgccgccgagggCTCCCTCGCCGCCAGCACGTGA